The Thermothelomyces thermophilus ATCC 42464 chromosome 7, complete sequence genome window below encodes:
- a CDS encoding glycerol-3-phosphate dehydrogenase, producing MSRFAKARRLIPPLAVAGAAGGVLYYTYRPRNIPGYEGPVVPPPIYGADGTFKLPRFPRVKSRLEQIADLKKSSSGVGGGGEGKGEGEGEEYDILVIGAGATGSGVALDAATRGLKVAVVERGDFSCGTSSKSTKLVHGGVRYLEKAVWNLDYAQYELVKEALKERTYFLQTAPHLSSWLPIMLPLDRWWKVPYYWAGTKFYDFLAGSEGIESSYFLTKSKAIDAFPMLKQTDLVGALVYYDGAHNDSRMNVSLAMTAALYGATVVNHMEVTGLLKDDKGKLCGATVKDKIPERDGKPAEEFGIRAKCVINCTGPFTDSIRKMDDPNCKEIVAPASGVHVILPGYYSPGKMGLIDPATSDGRVIFFLPWQGNTIAGTTDEPAVVSTNPLPDEKSIQWILNEIRHYLSPDINVRRGDVLAAWSGLRPLVKDPKAKNTESLVRSHLVDISESGLLTCAGGKWTTYRQMAEECVDAAIKAFNLQPKPVVNAPRVSGTENVDDGANLDGTCQTHRVRLIGAHGWSRTLFIHLIQHFGVETEVAKHLTESYGDRAWTVAALCRPTDKRFPARGERISQLYPFVDGEVRYAVRHEYAQTAADVLARRTRLAFLNAQAALEALPKIIDIMSQELGWDKKRQDFEWNETVKFLESMGLPQPMLSVTRKQIEQGKIDWKSSLEYRMYSRHDKPVDEEE from the exons ATGTCGAGGTTCGCGAAAGCACGGCGCCTGATACCGCcgctcgccgtcgccggcgcgGCGGGCGGTGTTCTCTACTACACGTACCGACCCCGAAACATTCCCGGATACGAGGGCCCCGTGGTCCCGCCGCCCATCTATGGCGCCGACGGCACCTTCAAGCTGCCTCGTTTCCCCCGCGTCAAGTCGCGCCTTGAGCAGATCGCCGACCTGAAGAAGAGCAGCAGCGGGGTTGGGGGCGGGGGCGAGGGcaagggcgagggcgagggcgaggagtaCGACATCCTGGtcatcggcgccggcgcgacGGGCTCGGGAGTCGCCCTCGACGCCGCCACGCGTGGGCTCAAGGTGGCCGTGGTCGAGCGCGGCGACTTCAGCTGCGGGACCAGCAGCAAGAGCACCAAACTCGTCCACGGCGGAGTGCGCTACCTCGAGAAGGCCGTATGGAACCTGGATTACGCCCAGTACGAGCTGGTCAAGGAGGCGCTCAAGGAGCGCACCTACTTCCTGCAGACCGCGCCGCACCTCAGCAGCTGGCTCCCCATCATGCTGCCGCTCGACCGCTGGTGGAAGGTCCCCTACTACTGGGCGGGCACCAAGTTCTACGACTTCCTCGCCGGCAGCGAGGGCATAGAGAGCTCCTACTTCCtgaccaagagcaaggccaTCGACGCCTTCCCCATGCTGAAGCAGACCGACCTCGTCGGCGCCCTGGTCTATTACGACGGCGCCCACAACGACTCCCGCATGAACGTGTCGCTCGCCATGACGGCCGCCCTGTACGGCGCCACCGTCGTCAACCACATGGAGGTCACCGGGCTCCTCAAGGACGACAAGGGCAAGCTCTGCGGAGCCACCGTCAAGGACAAGATTCCCGAGAGGGACGGCAAGCCGGCCGAGGAGTTCGGCATCCGGGCCAAGTGCGTCATCAACTGCACGGGGCCCTTCACCGACAGCATCAGGAAGATGGACGACCCCAACTGCAAGGAGATCGTCGCTCCCGCCTCGGGCGTGCACGTCATCCTGCCCGGCTACTACAGCCCCGGCAAGATGGGCCTGATCGACCCCGCGACGTCGGACGGCCGGGTCATCTTCTTCCTGCCCTGGCAGGGCAACACCATCGCCGGCACCACGGACGAGCCGGCCGTGGTGTCGACGAACCCGCTACCGGACGAGAAGTCGATCCAGTGGATCCTCAACGAGATCCGCCACTACCTCTCCCCGGACATCAACGTCCGCCGCGGGGACGTGCTGGCCGCCTGGTCCGGCCTGCGCCCGCTCGTCAAGGACCCCAAGGCCAAGAACACCGAGTCGCTCGTGCGCAGCCACCTCGTCGACATCTCCGAGTCCGGCCTGCTCACCTGCGCCGGCGGCAAGTGGACCACGTACCGGCAGATGGCCGAGGAGTGCGTCGACGCCGCCATCAAGGCCTTCAACCTCCAGCCGAAACCGGTCGTCAACGCGCCCCGCGTCAGCGGCACCGAGAacgtcgacgacggcgccaaCCTCGACGGCACCTGCCAGACCCACCGCGTGCGCCTCATCGGCGCCCACGGCTGGAGCCGCACCCTCTTCATCCACCTGATCCAGCACTTCGGCGTCGAGACCGAGGTCGCCAAGCACCTTACCGAGAGCTACGGCGACCGCGCCTGGACCGTCGCCGCCTTGTGCCGCCCCACCGACAAGCGCTTCCCCGCCCGCGGCGAGCGCATCTCGCAGCTCTACCCCTTCGTCGACGGCGAGGTCCGCTACGCCGTCCGCCACGAGTACGCCCAGACGGCCGCCGACGTCCTCGCCCGCCGCACCCGCCTCGCCTTCCTCAACGCCCAGGCCGCCCTCGAGGCCCTCCCCAAGATCATCGACATCATGTCGCAGGAGCTCGGCTGGGACAAGAAGAGGCAGGACTTCGAGTGGAACGAGA CCGTCAAATTCCTCGAGTCAATGGGCCTGCCCCAGCCTATGCTCTCGGTCACCCGGAAGCAGATCGAGCAGGGCAAGATCGACTGGAAGTCTTCGCTCGAGTATCGCATGTACTCGCGACACGATAAGCCggtcgacgaggaggagtaG